The Moorena producens PAL-8-15-08-1 genomic interval GGCGCAATCAACCCAGGTAATTGAAAATGGCTCGATTCCTGGCTGATTAAAATTTTAATGTGTCTCTATGACAGCAATATGTCACTGATGACCGATAATTAGTCACTGTAAAATTTGCTAACTACTCGGTAATTCATGCTTAAAAGCCCGTGACGAGGATTGAACTCGTGACCTCACCCTTACCAAGGGTGTGCTCTACCACTGAGCCACACGGGCTAGATTAAAATGATTGGATTTAGATTATTGGTTTGATTTAGCCTATTGTACTTTGGCCAAATTTACTCCGCCAAGGTATCAATTAATCAGCTTTTGATTTACCGACGCTAAACCAGTCATGGTAATTAGTTAACGGTTAACATCAGCCAATTTTATGTTGACTTATCAAAAGTATATTTAGGTTATATCCCAAACCATTGTGGTGGGCCGGGCTGGATTTGAACCAGCGTAGGCATAGCCAACGGATTTACAGTCCGCCCCCATTAACCACTCGGGCACCGACCCTTTTAGCTCACATTTATAAATGTTAGCACAGCTTTTAGGAATTGTCAATTTTTTCAGGAAATCGACGGAGATTAGCCAATGGTGTAAGCGTTGTGCAATGCCCACCAGATCAGAACGCTGATACTGCCCAAAACCAGAATTGCTGAAATAACAACGGCTGTGGGGCTATCAGCTCCTTTGAACTTCATGATGCCACGATTGAGGTCTGACATAGTTTGTCGCTCCTGTTTGAGTTATCAGGGATCTAACCAACAAGTCGATTATAGCCAGGGCTAGATCAGGGGGAAATTTACCGATTAACCTTGGTATACTCAGCTTTGAGCGGTTATACTCGGCTTTTAAAGTGATCTCACTACTGAAAACCTAGACAAAACTATAGGAAAAATTTATAAATTATATAGGATTTTCTTGTGAAAGTATTGCTATTAACCTTGGCAGTGCTAGTCAGTTCCTTGGTAGCGCTAGAGGTCGGTTTACGATGGCTGCTCGGCTTCGGTAATCCCCTGATTTATGTGGCAGATGAGGAAATTGGCTACTTGCTAGCCCCTAACCAAAGCACCAGACGGTTTGGCAACCGCATTGTCATTAATGAATATTCCATGCGCAGTCCCAGCACCACTCCTAGGTTACCGCGATCCATGCTGCGGGTGTTCCTACTGGGGGATTCTGTTGCGAATGGAGCTTGGTGGACAGACCAAGACCAAACCATATCAGCACTGCTCCAATCTCAATTAGAACTATGGCTGACCAAAGACGTCTTACCAAGACTAACCAAGGAGAAACCATTTGAAACAGTCGAAGTCCTTAATGCTTCTGCTAATTCTTGGGGACCACGAAATGAGTTAGCCTATCTACGACGCTTTGGCACCTTCAACGCCCATGTAGTGGTATTACTGATTAATACCGATGACTTGTTTGCTACAGCACCGACTTCTGTACAAGTCGGACGCGATCGCAATTATCCCAGCCAAAAACCCCTCCTAGCCATAGGCGAGATCTGGAGTCGCTATCTCCTGAGAGCACCAGCTATTCCTGAAATGGAAGCAGTCAGAGCGGAACCAGGAGACCGGGTTGGCTTTAATCTCAAGGCCATTGGGGAAATTAAGACCCTAACTGATGCTGCTGGAGCCAAGTTGGTGTTAGGGATGACCCCCCTACTCCGGGAAATTGGGACCAAAGGACCTCGTGACTATGAGTTAAAAGCCCGTAAACGCTTGAGTGACTTTACTCAAGAGCACAACATTACTTATCTAGATTTTTTACCAGTGTTCAATAAAACCGAAAAACCAGAAATACTTTACCGTGACCACATTCACCTTAGCCCCCAAGGAAATCAGAAAGTCAGTGAAGTTATGTCAACTCAGGTAGCTTCATCAGTGATCACACTTTTCAAGTAAATCGGAAAAAGGACAGGGGAAAAGGTTGATCGCAAATCCGGATTAAAGACTCCCTGTTGAAGTCAGTCTGTCCAGGCAGACTTTGTACTCTTCGATAAGGCTTAACCTACCTATAGCCGCGACTTTTAGTCGTCAGGGCTAGAAGGGATTTATCAAAGCGGATTTGGCTAATTTGTTCCTTACCCCCTTAGGCTCCTCCTAATGTCGGTCAGTTACAAGTGCAACTGACCCCTAAATTATCAACAAAAAGCCCTTAACAGGGAACTGTCATAACCGAAGTATGGAGTTTATGATTCCCATTATCTACGTTGTGCCAAACTTGACCATCAAGAGCCATCTGCTCAATCAAACTTGCCAATCGCAGTGCTTTTAGGGCTTGTTCACCCCCGACAGAAGGTTGATTACCACCCCGTACACAATTGACAAAGTGTTCTAACTCAGCATGGAGTGGTTCAATATTACTGGTATAAACCTTCTCAATCAAACCATCCTGTCGGTAAAGCACTTGACCATAGTCGGTCATATAATTGGCAGTGGTTTGCCGATGAATTAGAATCTCATTATTGAGGAAATCAGCTTCCGTCAGAGAATTTTTGCAATGGGCAGCGATGCGACGGATTTTTCGGTGTGTCACTTTACTGGCCGTGACAGTACCAACAATACCATTGGCAAACCCCAAGGTAGCAGTGACGTAATCTAAATACCCGGAATCAGAAGCACGGCTGCCACTAGCGGTTAACCTTGTCACAGGTGAGGCTACCAATTCTAGTAATAGATCTATATCATGAATCATGAGATCCAAAACCACCGAGACATCATTGGCTCGGTCAGAGTAAGGACTCATGCGATGAGCTTCCACAGCCAGCAATTGTTCTGTCTTCAGAACTTTGCTCAGTTCCTGGAAAGCTGGGTTAAAACGTTCAATATGTCCAACTTGAAGAATACATTGGGACTCTGCTGCAGCATTCACTAAGGATTCTGCCTCAGCAATACTAGCGGCAATCGGTTTTTCAATTAAAATATGGACTCCAGCTTGTAGACAAGTCATCCCGACGTCATGATGTAGACGGGTCGGCACTGCAATGCAAACCGCCTCTACATAGGGAAGAAGATCGTGATAATCTTCAAAAAAGCGAACACGGTACTTACTGGCAATATTTAAACCACGCTCGACGTTAATGTCTGCCACACCCACAATTTCAACGTCTTTGAGAAGACTCAAAACTCGGGCATGATGTTGTCCCATATTGCCAACGCCAATCACACCGATTTTGATTGGCTGCGGTAAGTTGCGCTGGACTTGATGATCTCGATGTCTTTGATAAGTACGATTCTGCACTCTTTTTTGCTCCTCCACCACTGGTAATAAGTCGATTTACTTAATCTAAGTCGCCTTAAACCATCCAGATAGTACCACAGCAACTATAAATGTGAAGAATTTCAAAGCTTTGTCCATCCTATTCAGCCTAAAAGAACCTTTAAAACATGTGTTCTATACTTATTGTGGTTTGACGAAATATGGAACACTAACCCTATGTGTCAGTTTGTGGGTTGTCTGTTGACAGAGCAATGAAATTATTAATTGGTAGTTGTAGTAACAGTGCAAAACGTTTGATTAGGCATTATCCTGATGAGACTTGTGATATCTGGTTGGATCATGTCTAAGAAAGTAATTGTGTTGTTATCTGGAGGTTTAGACTCTGCTACAGTTTTGTATCAATCAGTAGGAGACGGTTATGAGTGTTATGCCCTTTCCTTTGATTATCAGCAGCGACATC includes:
- a CDS encoding SGNH/GDSL hydrolase family protein; amino-acid sequence: MKVLLLTLAVLVSSLVALEVGLRWLLGFGNPLIYVADEEIGYLLAPNQSTRRFGNRIVINEYSMRSPSTTPRLPRSMLRVFLLGDSVANGAWWTDQDQTISALLQSQLELWLTKDVLPRLTKEKPFETVEVLNASANSWGPRNELAYLRRFGTFNAHVVVLLINTDDLFATAPTSVQVGRDRNYPSQKPLLAIGEIWSRYLLRAPAIPEMEAVRAEPGDRVGFNLKAIGEIKTLTDAAGAKLVLGMTPLLREIGTKGPRDYELKARKRLSDFTQEHNITYLDFLPVFNKTEKPEILYRDHIHLSPQGNQKVSEVMSTQVASSVITLFK
- a CDS encoding Gfo/Idh/MocA family protein; protein product: MQNRTYQRHRDHQVQRNLPQPIKIGVIGVGNMGQHHARVLSLLKDVEIVGVADINVERGLNIASKYRVRFFEDYHDLLPYVEAVCIAVPTRLHHDVGMTCLQAGVHILIEKPIAASIAEAESLVNAAAESQCILQVGHIERFNPAFQELSKVLKTEQLLAVEAHRMSPYSDRANDVSVVLDLMIHDIDLLLELVASPVTRLTASGSRASDSGYLDYVTATLGFANGIVGTVTASKVTHRKIRRIAAHCKNSLTEADFLNNEILIHRQTTANYMTDYGQVLYRQDGLIEKVYTSNIEPLHAELEHFVNCVRGGNQPSVGGEQALKALRLASLIEQMALDGQVWHNVDNGNHKLHTSVMTVPC